In Streptomyces violaceusniger Tu 4113, one DNA window encodes the following:
- the xylB gene encoding xylulokinase — protein MAAAAVPVPQGPLVVGVDSSTQSTKALVVDSATGAVVARGQAPHTVGGGSDGTGKESVPEQWWEALTEALRQCGTPAREAAAVSVGGQQHGLVTLDASGRSVRPALLWNDVRSAPQRDRLIEELGGPKAWAERVGSVPAPAFTVTKWAWLRENEPEAARATAAVRLPHDYLTERLTGYGTTDRGDASGTGWWSSATESYDEEILDRAGLSPELLPRVLRHGEAAGTVRELPDLPLPTGTLVATGTGDNMAAALGLGLRPGQPVLSLGTSGTVYAVSAHRPADPTGVVAGFADTRDAWLPLACTLNCTLAVDRIAALLGRDREAVETGGSAVLLPFLDGERTPHLPHASGLLHGLRHDTTPGQVLQAAYDGAVFALLTALDQVLDADAAPDAPLLLIGGGAKGTAWRETVRRLSGRPVQVPRAEELVALGAAAQAAGLVLGEDPAAVARRWATAEGPSYGPVPRDEAALERLSRVLADAEGLLRHA, from the coding sequence ATGGCAGCAGCAGCCGTGCCCGTGCCGCAAGGACCACTCGTCGTCGGCGTGGACAGCTCCACGCAATCGACCAAGGCGCTCGTCGTCGACTCCGCGACCGGTGCGGTCGTCGCCCGGGGACAGGCCCCGCACACCGTCGGCGGCGGCAGCGACGGCACCGGTAAGGAGTCCGTCCCCGAGCAGTGGTGGGAGGCGTTGACCGAGGCGCTGCGCCAGTGCGGGACCCCGGCCCGGGAGGCGGCCGCGGTCTCCGTGGGCGGCCAGCAGCACGGCCTGGTCACGCTGGACGCCTCGGGCCGCTCGGTGCGGCCGGCGCTGCTGTGGAACGATGTGCGCTCCGCGCCGCAGCGCGACCGGCTCATCGAGGAGCTGGGCGGCCCGAAGGCATGGGCCGAGCGGGTCGGCAGTGTGCCCGCGCCCGCCTTCACCGTCACCAAGTGGGCCTGGCTGAGGGAGAACGAGCCGGAGGCGGCCCGCGCCACCGCGGCCGTCCGGCTCCCCCACGACTACCTCACCGAGCGGCTCACCGGCTACGGAACCACCGACCGGGGCGACGCGTCGGGCACCGGCTGGTGGTCCTCGGCCACCGAGTCCTACGACGAGGAGATCCTGGACCGGGCCGGGCTCTCCCCCGAGCTGCTGCCGCGCGTGCTGCGCCACGGCGAGGCCGCCGGGACCGTACGGGAGCTGCCCGATCTGCCGCTGCCCACCGGCACCCTGGTGGCCACCGGCACGGGCGACAACATGGCGGCCGCCCTGGGGCTCGGCCTGCGCCCGGGGCAGCCGGTGCTCAGCCTGGGCACCTCCGGCACCGTCTACGCCGTCTCGGCCCACCGGCCCGCCGACCCCACCGGGGTGGTCGCGGGGTTCGCCGACACGCGGGACGCCTGGCTGCCGCTGGCGTGCACGCTCAACTGCACGCTCGCGGTGGACCGGATCGCGGCGCTGCTGGGCCGCGACCGGGAGGCGGTGGAGACGGGCGGCTCGGCCGTGCTGCTGCCGTTCCTCGACGGCGAACGCACCCCCCATCTGCCGCACGCCTCGGGGCTGCTGCACGGTCTGCGCCACGACACCACACCGGGGCAGGTGCTCCAGGCCGCCTACGACGGGGCCGTCTTCGCCCTGCTCACCGCGCTGGACCAGGTGCTGGACGCGGACGCGGCGCCCGACGCCCCACTGTTGCTCATAGGGGGTGGCGCCAAGGGCACCGCGTGGCGGGAGACGGTCCGGCGGCTGAGCGGACGCCCGGTACAGGTGCCCCGGGCCGAGGAGTTGGTCGCCCTCGGAGCCGCCGCGCAGGCCGCGGGGCTGGTGCTCGGCGAGGACCCGGCGGCGGTGGCGCGGCGCTGGGCGACCGCCGAAGGGCCGTCCTACGGTCCGGTGCCCCGCGACGAGGCGGCGCTGGAGCGGCTCTCCCGGGTGCTGGCGGACGCGGAGGGCCTGCTGCGCCACGCGTGA
- a CDS encoding phosphatidylinositol-specific phospholipase C/glycerophosphodiester phosphodiesterase family protein — protein sequence MVRRTRRAFVVTLGAALAGGAAAPAFASTASSLGTTSVSKDSSRDISKGKRPLARAHAHNDYEHPRPLLDALSHGFGSVEADIWLVDGQLLVAHDAADLDPTRTLESLYLDPLARRVKANGGRVYRGYDLSLQLLIDLKTAGEATYLELAKRLRHYGPLFSAAYGGVDGRVRRGAVTAVISGDRGARAPMEAEKVRHAFYDGRLEDLGSGVPASFIPLISADWTKSFTWTGAGPMPRAERETLHRLVASAHAARQTVRFWATPDVAGPERDALWRELLAADVDYLNTDDLAGLEAFLRAAR from the coding sequence ATGGTCCGCCGTACACGCCGTGCCTTTGTCGTCACCCTCGGAGCCGCTCTGGCGGGCGGCGCCGCCGCGCCCGCGTTCGCGAGCACGGCCAGCTCGCTCGGCACCACGTCCGTCTCGAAGGACAGCTCGAGGGACATCTCGAAGGGCAAGCGGCCGCTGGCCAGAGCCCACGCCCACAACGACTACGAGCACCCCCGTCCGCTCCTCGACGCGCTCTCCCACGGCTTCGGCAGCGTCGAGGCCGACATCTGGCTGGTCGACGGCCAGTTGCTGGTCGCGCACGACGCCGCCGACCTCGACCCCACCCGCACTCTGGAGTCGCTCTACCTCGACCCGCTGGCCCGGCGGGTGAAGGCCAACGGCGGCCGGGTCTACCGCGGCTACGACCTGTCGCTGCAGCTGCTGATCGACCTCAAGACCGCCGGGGAGGCCACCTACCTGGAGCTGGCCAAGCGGCTGCGCCACTACGGCCCCCTGTTCAGCGCCGCCTACGGCGGGGTGGACGGCCGGGTGCGCCGCGGCGCGGTGACGGCCGTCATTTCCGGCGACCGCGGCGCACGGGCCCCGATGGAGGCCGAGAAGGTGCGCCACGCCTTCTACGACGGCCGTCTGGAGGATCTCGGCTCGGGCGTGCCCGCCTCCTTCATCCCGCTCATCAGCGCCGACTGGACCAAGTCCTTCACCTGGACGGGAGCCGGTCCGATGCCGCGGGCGGAGCGCGAGACGCTGCACCGCCTCGTCGCCTCCGCACACGCCGCCCGGCAGACCGTGCGCTTCTGGGCCACCCCGGATGTGGCCGGGCCGGAGCGCGACGCCCTGTGGCGTGAGCTCCTGGCCGCCGATGTGGACTACCTCAACACCGACGACCTGGCGGGGCTGGAGGCGTTCCTGCGCGCGGCCCGCTGA
- a CDS encoding ROK family transcriptional regulator, with translation MAAPLPNTQQAMRRRNLSLVLHAVAAHGPLSRASVAARVGLTRAAVSTLVDELIRDGLLVELGPSRPGTVGRPGSALQLNERGPAGLGAEIGVDHLAVCAVDLAGRVRARTEIASANRDRAPAPVLTQLSSLVRQVAAEAELGGLRPVGLAVAVPGLVARDSSLVVRAPNLGWEGVDIGPELRTALPGLPVTVDNEANLSALAELWRGGHDPAPRDFIHVSAEIGIGAAVVLEGQLLRGTHGFAGELGHVPVRPEGPECACGGRGCLEQYAGEEAVLRASGLSPEQAAAQHPGPGGRITVLAVRAASGDQQVRRALRGAGSALGIALAGAVNLLDPEKVVLGGALTPLAPWLLPALERELGRRLTDPARPGSGAVTVSRLGPDGPLLGAANSVVQAVLDDPAGFRDPAGAGEPAGVRGSDA, from the coding sequence GTGGCAGCGCCACTGCCCAACACCCAGCAGGCGATGCGCCGGCGCAATCTCTCCCTCGTGCTGCACGCCGTGGCCGCCCACGGCCCGCTGTCCCGTGCGTCGGTGGCGGCCCGTGTGGGGCTCACCCGGGCCGCCGTCTCCACGCTCGTGGACGAGCTGATCCGGGACGGGCTGCTGGTCGAGTTGGGCCCCTCCCGGCCCGGTACGGTCGGCCGCCCCGGCAGCGCCCTGCAGCTCAATGAGCGCGGTCCGGCCGGACTCGGCGCGGAAATCGGGGTGGACCATCTCGCGGTGTGCGCGGTGGACCTCGCCGGGCGAGTACGGGCCCGTACGGAGATCGCGTCGGCGAACCGTGACCGTGCACCGGCCCCGGTGCTCACCCAGCTCTCCTCCCTGGTCCGGCAGGTCGCGGCGGAGGCGGAACTGGGCGGGCTGCGGCCGGTGGGGCTCGCGGTGGCGGTGCCCGGTCTGGTGGCGCGGGACTCGTCGCTGGTCGTCCGCGCCCCCAACCTGGGCTGGGAGGGGGTGGACATCGGCCCGGAGCTGCGCACGGCGCTGCCCGGGCTGCCGGTCACCGTCGACAACGAGGCGAATCTGAGCGCGCTCGCCGAGCTGTGGCGGGGCGGCCACGACCCGGCACCCCGGGACTTCATCCATGTCTCGGCCGAGATCGGCATCGGCGCGGCGGTCGTGCTGGAGGGACAACTGCTGCGCGGCACCCACGGTTTCGCGGGCGAGCTGGGCCATGTGCCGGTGCGTCCCGAGGGGCCCGAGTGCGCCTGCGGCGGCCGCGGCTGTCTGGAGCAGTACGCGGGTGAGGAGGCGGTGCTGCGGGCGAGCGGCCTGTCCCCCGAGCAGGCCGCGGCCCAGCACCCGGGCCCCGGAGGCCGTATCACCGTGCTGGCCGTAAGGGCGGCGAGCGGCGACCAGCAGGTGCGGCGTGCGCTGCGTGGCGCGGGCTCGGCGCTCGGGATCGCCCTCGCGGGCGCGGTGAACCTCCTGGACCCGGAGAAGGTGGTGCTCGGCGGCGCGCTGACGCCGCTGGCGCCCTGGCTGCTGCCCGCCCTGGAGCGGGAGTTGGGACGGCGGCTCACCGACCCGGCCCGTCCGGGCAGCGGCGCGGTGACCGTCTCCCGGCTCGGCCCGGACGGTCCGCTGCTGGGCGCGGCCAACTCGGTGGTGCAGGCGGTCCTCGACGATCCGGCGGGGTTCAGGGACCCGGCCGGAGCCGGAGAGCCGGCCGGGGTCAGAGGAAGCGATGCATGA
- a CDS encoding family 2B encapsulin nanocompartment shell protein, translating to MTTSVESGEQPLSLGTAAARNLATTTKSVPQMQAISSRWLLRVLPWVQVSAGTYRVNRRLTYTVGDGRVEFISTGSQVRVIPPELGELPTLRGFGDTAVLESLADGCVQREYAPGDVLVEAGRPADQVFLIAHGKVRQVAPGAYDEGTTLAVLADGEYFGDAVLTGPEHAWEFSVRAVTRTTVLTLPRRVVQEAADRSDALRDHLQGLSERSTPAQNRRGEADIAVASGHAGEPVLPGTFVDYELAPREYELSVAQTVLRVHTRVADLYNEPMNQVEQQLRLTIEALRERQEHELVNNREFGLLHNADLSQRIHTRSGPPTPDDLDELLARRRKTQYLLAHPRTIAAFGRECSDRGLYPQGIEVAGVAVRAWRGVPLLPCNKIPVSESGTSSILAMRTGEESQGVIGLHQTGIPDEYEPSLNVRFMGISEQAVTSYLVSAYYSAAILVPDAVGVLEDVEIGR from the coding sequence ATGACCACTTCCGTGGAGTCCGGTGAGCAGCCGCTGAGTCTGGGCACGGCCGCCGCGCGGAATCTGGCGACCACCACCAAGTCCGTTCCGCAGATGCAGGCCATCTCCTCCCGGTGGCTGCTGCGCGTCCTCCCCTGGGTGCAGGTGTCGGCCGGTACGTACCGGGTGAACCGCCGACTGACGTACACGGTCGGAGACGGTCGGGTGGAGTTCATCAGCACCGGATCGCAGGTGCGGGTCATCCCGCCGGAGCTGGGCGAGCTGCCGACGCTGCGCGGCTTCGGGGACACCGCCGTACTGGAATCGCTGGCCGACGGGTGCGTCCAGCGAGAGTACGCGCCCGGGGATGTGCTGGTGGAGGCGGGCCGCCCGGCCGACCAGGTGTTCCTGATCGCCCACGGCAAGGTCCGGCAGGTCGCCCCCGGCGCCTATGACGAGGGCACCACGCTGGCGGTGCTGGCCGACGGGGAGTACTTCGGCGACGCGGTGCTGACCGGTCCGGAGCACGCCTGGGAGTTCAGCGTCCGGGCCGTCACCCGGACCACGGTGCTCACCCTCCCCCGCCGCGTCGTCCAGGAGGCCGCCGACCGCTCCGACGCGCTGCGCGACCATCTCCAGGGGCTTTCGGAGCGGTCCACCCCCGCTCAGAACCGGCGCGGTGAGGCCGATATCGCCGTCGCGTCCGGCCACGCGGGCGAGCCGGTCCTGCCGGGCACGTTCGTGGACTACGAACTGGCGCCGCGCGAGTACGAGCTGAGCGTGGCCCAGACCGTCCTCCGCGTCCACACCCGCGTCGCCGACCTCTACAACGAGCCCATGAACCAGGTCGAGCAGCAGCTCCGCCTCACCATCGAAGCCCTGCGCGAACGGCAGGAACACGAGCTCGTCAACAACCGCGAATTCGGCCTGCTGCACAACGCCGACCTTTCCCAGCGCATCCACACCCGCAGCGGACCGCCCACCCCCGACGACCTCGATGAGCTGCTGGCACGGCGCCGCAAGACCCAGTATCTGCTGGCCCATCCGCGCACCATCGCCGCCTTCGGGCGTGAGTGCAGCGACCGTGGTCTGTATCCGCAGGGCATCGAGGTGGCCGGGGTCGCGGTGCGGGCGTGGCGCGGGGTTCCGCTGCTGCCCTGCAACAAGATCCCGGTCAGCGAGTCCGGCACCAGCTCCATCCTGGCGATGCGCACCGGGGAGGAGAGCCAGGGGGTCATCGGTCTGCATCAGACCGGTATCCCGGACGAGTACGAGCCCAGTCTGAACGTCCGGTTCATGGGCATCAGCGAGCAGGCCGTGACGTCCTATCTGGTCTCCGCCTACTACTCGGCGGCGATTCTGGTGCCCGATGCGGTCGGTGTGCTGGAGGACGTCGAGATCGGCCGCTGA
- the xylA gene encoding xylose isomerase: protein MSYNPTPEDRFTFGLWTVGWQGRDPFGDATRPALDPVESVTRLAELGAYGVTFHDDDLIPFGASATERESHIKRFRQALDATGMTVPMATTNLFTHPVFKDGAFTANDRDVRRYALRKTMRNIDLAAELGAKTYVAWGGREGAESGGAKDVRAALDRMKEAFDLLGAYVTEQGYDLRFAIEPKPNEPRGDILLPTVGHALAFIERLERPELYGVNPEVGHEQMAGLNFPHGIAQALWAGKLFHIDLNGQNGIKYDQDLRFGAGDLRAAFWLVDLLETGGYEGPRHFDFKPPRTEDISGVWASAAGCMRNYLILKERAAAFRADPEVQEALRASRLDQLGEPTLGEGETPAALLADRTAFEDFDVEAAAERGMAFERLDQLAMDHLLAARG, encoded by the coding sequence ATGAGCTACAACCCCACCCCCGAGGACAGGTTCACCTTCGGACTGTGGACGGTCGGCTGGCAGGGCCGGGACCCGTTCGGGGACGCCACCCGCCCGGCGCTCGACCCCGTGGAGTCCGTGACCCGGCTCGCCGAACTCGGCGCGTACGGCGTCACCTTCCACGACGACGACCTCATCCCCTTCGGGGCCTCGGCGACCGAGCGCGAATCGCATATCAAGCGCTTCCGGCAGGCCCTGGACGCCACCGGGATGACCGTGCCCATGGCCACCACCAACCTCTTCACCCATCCCGTCTTCAAGGACGGCGCCTTCACCGCCAACGACCGCGATGTGCGCCGCTACGCGCTGCGCAAGACCATGCGCAACATCGACCTCGCCGCCGAGCTGGGCGCCAAGACCTATGTGGCCTGGGGCGGCCGCGAGGGCGCGGAGTCCGGCGGCGCCAAGGACGTGCGCGCCGCGCTCGACCGGATGAAGGAGGCGTTCGACCTGCTCGGCGCCTACGTCACCGAGCAGGGCTACGATCTGCGCTTCGCCATCGAACCCAAGCCCAACGAGCCGCGCGGCGACATCCTGCTGCCGACCGTCGGCCACGCGCTGGCCTTCATCGAGCGGCTGGAGCGGCCCGAGCTGTACGGGGTCAACCCGGAGGTCGGCCACGAGCAGATGGCCGGGCTGAACTTCCCGCACGGCATCGCCCAGGCACTGTGGGCGGGCAAGCTCTTCCACATCGACCTCAACGGCCAGAACGGCATCAAGTACGACCAGGACCTGCGGTTCGGCGCGGGCGATCTGCGGGCCGCCTTCTGGCTGGTCGACCTGCTGGAGACGGGCGGCTACGAGGGGCCGCGCCACTTCGACTTCAAGCCCCCGCGCACCGAGGACATCTCGGGCGTCTGGGCCTCGGCGGCGGGCTGCATGCGCAACTACCTCATCCTCAAGGAGCGGGCGGCCGCCTTCCGCGCCGACCCCGAGGTCCAGGAGGCGCTGCGCGCCTCGCGCCTGGACCAGCTCGGCGAGCCGACCCTCGGGGAGGGGGAGACCCCGGCGGCGCTGCTCGCGGACCGCACCGCCTTCGAGGACTTCGACGTCGAGGCGGCCGCCGAGCGCGGTATGGCCTTCGAGCGTCTGGACCAGCTCGCCATGGACCATCTGCTCGCCGCGCGCGGCTGA
- a CDS encoding acyl-CoA dehydrogenase family protein, producing the protein MSTPDLLYSEAEDDLRAAVRSLLADRCPPATVLSQAESGRAHDVALWGALGAEMGTAGLLVPDKLGGQGATAREAAVVMEELGRAVAPVPYLTSAVLAASALLGCDTDQEPVARLLGALAEGRTVGALALPLSTVAGVPGTPAATVRADGDGTLSGQVSGVAGAAGADVLLVPATGADGYGLYAVGTAETSVTVEPLTSLDLTRPLAAVTLTGAPARKLAGPERAAAAMGRALLTGAGLLASEQLGVAEWCLTETVRHTKERHQFGRPIGSFQALKHRMAALWLELVSARATARYAADALATDSPDTPVAVAVAQAHCAEVAVRAAEECVQLHGGIGMTWEHPAHLYLKRAKSDEIALGTPGRHRQALAGLVDLAAPTG; encoded by the coding sequence ATGAGCACCCCGGACCTGCTCTACTCCGAGGCGGAGGACGATCTGCGCGCGGCCGTACGGTCGCTGCTCGCCGACCGCTGCCCGCCCGCCACGGTGCTCTCCCAGGCCGAGAGCGGCCGGGCCCACGACGTCGCGCTGTGGGGCGCGCTCGGCGCCGAGATGGGCACCGCCGGACTGCTGGTGCCCGACAAGCTCGGCGGCCAGGGCGCCACCGCGCGCGAGGCGGCCGTCGTCATGGAGGAGCTCGGCCGCGCCGTCGCCCCCGTGCCCTACCTCACCAGCGCCGTCCTCGCCGCCAGTGCCCTGCTGGGCTGCGACACCGACCAGGAGCCGGTGGCCCGGCTGCTCGGCGCGCTCGCCGAGGGCCGCACGGTCGGCGCCCTCGCACTGCCGCTGTCCACCGTGGCCGGTGTGCCCGGCACGCCCGCCGCGACCGTACGGGCCGACGGCGACGGAACGCTCAGCGGCCAGGTCTCCGGGGTCGCGGGCGCGGCGGGCGCCGATGTGCTCCTCGTCCCCGCCACCGGCGCGGACGGATACGGGCTGTACGCCGTGGGGACCGCCGAGACCAGCGTCACCGTCGAACCCCTCACCTCGCTCGACCTCACCCGCCCGCTCGCCGCGGTGACCCTCACCGGCGCCCCGGCCCGCAAGCTGGCCGGACCCGAGCGGGCCGCGGCGGCCATGGGACGGGCGCTGCTGACGGGGGCCGGGCTGCTCGCCTCCGAGCAGTTGGGCGTGGCCGAATGGTGTCTGACCGAGACCGTCCGCCACACCAAGGAGCGCCATCAGTTCGGGCGCCCCATCGGCTCGTTCCAGGCGCTCAAGCACCGTATGGCCGCGCTGTGGCTGGAGCTGGTCTCCGCGCGCGCCACCGCCCGCTACGCGGCCGACGCACTGGCCACGGACAGCCCGGACACACCGGTCGCGGTGGCCGTGGCCCAGGCGCACTGCGCCGAGGTGGCGGTGCGCGCGGCCGAGGAGTGCGTCCAACTGCACGGTGGCATCGGCATGACCTGGGAGCACCCGGCACATCTGTATCTCAAGCGGGCCAAGAGCGATGAGATCGCGCTGGGCACCCCCGGCCGCCACCGGCAGGCGCTCGCCGGGCTGGTGGATCTGGCGGCCCCCACCGGCTGA
- a CDS encoding GNAT family N-acetyltransferase encodes MLARMLIRTATVEDWPAIWAFLRRIVAAGETYTYPRDLDEDRARDVWMPEPPSRTVVATDPDGTVLGSAKMNPNHMGPAAHIAGASFMVAPEHGGRGAGRALGEHVLEWARAEGYKAMQFNAVVESNIRAVALWRSLGFEVIGTVPKAFDHPTKGYVGLHIMHRFL; translated from the coding sequence ATGCTGGCCCGCATGCTCATCAGGACCGCCACCGTCGAGGACTGGCCCGCCATCTGGGCCTTCCTGCGCCGCATCGTCGCCGCGGGTGAGACCTACACCTACCCTCGCGACCTGGACGAGGACCGGGCCCGCGACGTCTGGATGCCCGAGCCCCCGAGCCGTACCGTCGTCGCCACCGACCCCGACGGCACCGTCCTGGGCTCGGCCAAGATGAACCCCAACCACATGGGACCCGCCGCGCATATCGCGGGGGCCAGTTTCATGGTCGCGCCCGAGCACGGCGGGCGCGGTGCGGGCCGGGCCCTGGGGGAGCATGTCCTGGAGTGGGCGCGCGCCGAGGGCTACAAGGCGATGCAGTTCAACGCCGTGGTGGAGAGCAACATCCGGGCGGTGGCGCTGTGGCGCTCACTGGGCTTCGAGGTCATCGGCACCGTCCCCAAGGCGTTCGACCACCCCACGAAGGGCTATGTGGGGCTGCACATCATGCATCGCTTCCTCTGA
- a CDS encoding GMC family oxidoreductase, with protein MSDFDYIVVGAGSAGAVVAARLTEVPDTRVLLLEAGKDDAAEQIHDPTAWFTLIGGEHDWGYTTVPQPGLAGHPQAAARGKVLGGSSSINVMTYVRGHLGTFDAWAADGCTGWDAASVLEIFRAIEHTEGRDPRFRGTGGPLRLSRADTPNPLSAAFLDAAKELGHPFNDDFNGAESDGAGRHDWTIHEGRRQSTAVAYLDPAMDRPYLTVRTEAQAHRLLFEGTRCVGVEYAGSGGVARRVRAAREVIVCAGSVDSPKLLMLSGIGPAGHLREVGVPVLVDAPEVGANLQDHPLVGLVHEADTPLPPPPLTTAEAALFTRTDPGLPRPDLEVFLFHIPFHPRLLPFPRNTFTLTAAAMQPHSRGTVRLSGADPEDRPLIDPGYLSDGRDLATLVQGVELARSLAATDAFGAWQPRELLPGPGVSGRDGLADFVRENTGTYFHHVGTCRMGGDEDSVVDPRLRVRGVEGLRIADGSIMPSIVSANTNAACVMIGEMAAELIRADA; from the coding sequence ATGAGCGACTTCGACTACATCGTGGTGGGCGCGGGCTCGGCGGGCGCGGTGGTCGCGGCCCGGTTGACGGAAGTCCCGGACACACGGGTGCTGCTGCTGGAGGCCGGGAAGGACGACGCGGCCGAGCAGATCCACGACCCCACCGCGTGGTTCACCCTCATCGGCGGTGAGCACGACTGGGGCTACACCACCGTCCCGCAGCCGGGCCTCGCCGGGCATCCGCAGGCCGCCGCGCGCGGCAAGGTGCTCGGCGGCTCCAGCAGCATCAATGTGATGACCTATGTCCGCGGCCACCTCGGCACCTTCGACGCGTGGGCCGCCGACGGCTGCACCGGCTGGGACGCCGCGTCGGTGCTGGAGATCTTCCGAGCCATCGAGCACACCGAGGGCCGTGACCCCCGCTTCCGCGGCACCGGCGGCCCGCTGCGGCTCAGCCGGGCCGACACGCCCAACCCGCTGAGCGCCGCCTTCCTCGACGCCGCCAAGGAACTCGGCCATCCCTTCAACGACGACTTCAACGGGGCGGAGAGCGACGGCGCCGGACGCCATGACTGGACCATCCACGAGGGGCGCCGACAGAGCACGGCGGTCGCCTATCTCGATCCGGCGATGGACCGCCCCTACCTCACCGTCCGCACCGAGGCCCAGGCACACCGGCTGCTCTTCGAGGGCACCCGCTGCGTCGGCGTCGAATACGCCGGATCCGGCGGTGTGGCACGGCGGGTACGCGCGGCGCGGGAGGTCATCGTGTGCGCCGGTTCGGTCGACTCGCCCAAGCTGCTGATGCTCTCCGGGATCGGCCCGGCCGGCCATCTGCGCGAGGTGGGCGTCCCGGTGCTGGTGGACGCCCCGGAGGTGGGGGCCAATCTGCAGGACCACCCCCTGGTCGGGCTGGTCCACGAGGCGGACACCCCGCTGCCGCCGCCCCCCTTGACCACCGCCGAGGCGGCCCTGTTCACCCGGACCGACCCCGGGCTGCCCCGCCCCGACCTCGAGGTGTTCCTCTTTCACATCCCCTTCCACCCGAGGCTGCTGCCGTTCCCGCGGAACACCTTCACCCTGACGGCCGCCGCGATGCAGCCCCACAGCCGGGGCACGGTCCGGCTCTCCGGCGCGGACCCCGAGGACCGGCCGCTGATCGACCCCGGCTATCTCAGCGACGGAAGGGACCTCGCCACCCTGGTCCAGGGAGTCGAACTGGCCCGGTCGCTGGCCGCCACCGACGCGTTCGGGGCGTGGCAGCCGCGCGAACTGCTGCCCGGCCCCGGTGTGAGCGGCCGGGACGGCCTGGCCGACTTCGTCCGCGAGAACACCGGCACCTACTTCCACCATGTCGGCACCTGCCGGATGGGCGGGGACGAGGACTCCGTGGTGGACCCCCGGCTGCGCGTCCGGGGCGTCGAGGGGCTGCGGATCGCCGATGGATCGATCATGCCGTCGATCGTCTCGGCCAACACCAACGCGGCCTGCGTCATGATCGGCGAGATGGCCGCCGAGCTGATCCGCGCCGACGCCTGA
- a CDS encoding family 2B encapsulin nanocompartment shell protein encodes MTTSVEPGSGTENSQPQLSLGTAAARNLATTTKSVPQMQGLSSRWLLRMLPWVQVPGGSYRVNRRASHTLGDGRVEFTTTGSEVRVIPVELRELPLLRGFEDASVLGALADRFTQREFAPGDVLVEAGRPADELLLIAHGKVDKLTEGAFDEPAVVGSAAGGDHIGEPELTAAEAGTWASTVKAVTSCTVLALPRQEFEEQLDRSPHLRAHVEGVRSAPEAEQNEHGEAAIALASGHSGEPILPGTFAEYELTPREYELSVAQTVLRVHTRVADLYNEPMNQVEQQLRLTIEALRERQEHELVNNPEIGLLHNADLSQRIHTRSGPPTPDDLDALLATVWKDPGLILAHPRAIAAIGREFNSRGISPQPTEVNGHAMPAWRGVPIFPCNKIPVSRSGVTSILVLRTGEENQGVIGLHRTGIPDEYQPSLSVRFMGISEQAIISYLVSAYYSSAVLVPDALGILENVEIGL; translated from the coding sequence ATGACGACGTCCGTTGAACCGGGTTCCGGTACCGAAAATTCGCAGCCGCAGTTGAGTCTCGGCACGGCGGCCGCGCGGAATCTGGCGACGACGACCAAATCCGTTCCGCAAATGCAGGGCCTCAGCTCCCGGTGGCTGCTGCGCATGCTGCCGTGGGTGCAGGTTCCGGGCGGTTCCTATCGTGTGAACCGCCGGGCGTCCCATACGCTCGGCGACGGCCGGGTGGAGTTCACCACCACCGGGTCCGAGGTGCGGGTCATCCCGGTCGAGCTGCGCGAGCTGCCGCTGCTGCGCGGTTTCGAGGACGCCTCGGTGCTCGGGGCCCTGGCGGACCGCTTCACCCAGCGGGAATTCGCGCCGGGCGATGTGCTGGTCGAGGCCGGGCGCCCGGCCGATGAGCTTCTCCTCATCGCCCATGGCAAGGTCGACAAATTGACCGAGGGCGCGTTCGACGAGCCGGCGGTGGTCGGCTCGGCCGCCGGCGGCGACCACATCGGGGAGCCGGAGCTGACCGCCGCCGAGGCGGGCACCTGGGCGAGCACCGTGAAGGCCGTGACCTCCTGCACGGTGCTGGCCCTGCCCCGGCAGGAGTTCGAGGAGCAGTTGGACCGTTCACCGCACCTGCGGGCGCATGTGGAGGGGGTGCGCTCGGCGCCGGAGGCCGAGCAGAACGAGCACGGGGAGGCCGCCATCGCGCTGGCCTCGGGACATTCCGGCGAGCCGATCCTGCCGGGCACGTTCGCGGAGTACGAGCTGACGCCGCGCGAGTACGAGCTGAGCGTGGCCCAGACCGTCCTCCGCGTCCACACCCGCGTCGCCGACCTCTACAACGAGCCCATGAACCAGGTCGAGCAACAGCTCCGCCTCACCATCGAAGCCCTGCGCGAACGCCAGGAACACGAGCTCGTCAACAACCCCGAGATCGGCCTGCTGCACAACGCCGACCTCTCCCAGCGCATCCACACCCGCAGCGGACCACCCACCCCCGATGACCTCGACGCGCTGCTGGCCACCGTCTGGAAGGACCCGGGGCTGATCCTGGCGCATCCGCGCGCCATCGCGGCGATCGGCCGCGAGTTCAACAGCCGTGGCATCTCCCCGCAGCCCACGGAGGTGAACGGCCATGCGATGCCGGCCTGGCGGGGCGTGCCCATCTTCCCGTGCAACAAGATTCCGGTGTCCCGGAGCGGGGTGACCTCGATTCTCGTCCTGCGCACCGGGGAGGAGAACCAGGGGGTCATCGGACTCCACCGCACCGGAATTCCCGACGAATACCAGCCGAGCCTCTCGGTGCGGTTCATGGGAATCAGCGAGCAGGCCATCATCTCGTATCTCGTCAGCGCCTACTATTCCTCGGCCGTGCTCGTTCCGGACGCGCTCGGAATTCTGGAGAACGTGGAAATCGGACTCTGA